Proteins from a single region of Streptomyces glaucescens:
- the fabF gene encoding beta-ketoacyl-ACP synthase II, whose protein sequence is MSPTNRTVVVTGIGATTPLGGDAASTWEGLVAGRSGVKPLEQDWAADQAVRIAAPVAVEPTEVLPRPQARKLDRSAQFALVAAKEAWADAGFTGKAGEDSSVDPDRLGAVIASGIGGVTTLLDQYDVLKEKGVRRVSPHTVPMLMPNGPSANVGLAVNARAGVHTPVSACASGAEAIGYAIEMIRTGRADVVIAGGTEAAIHPLPIAAFGNMMAMSKNNDDPQGASRPYDVARDGFVLGEGAGVIVLESAEHAARRGARVYAEAVGQGISADSHDIVQPEPEGRGIAHALQNLLERTDLEPAEIMHVNAHATSTPAGDVAELKALRKVFGDEADHFAVSATKSMTGHLLGGAGGVESVATVLALYHRVAPPTINVDNLDPEAEANADIVRGEARKLPVEGRIAALNDSFGFGGHNVVLAFRTV, encoded by the coding sequence GTGAGCCCGACCAATCGCACCGTGGTCGTCACCGGTATCGGCGCAACCACACCGCTGGGTGGCGACGCAGCCTCCACCTGGGAGGGCCTGGTCGCCGGGCGCTCCGGCGTCAAGCCCCTCGAACAGGACTGGGCCGCCGACCAGGCGGTCCGGATCGCCGCGCCGGTGGCCGTGGAGCCCACCGAGGTCCTCCCCCGGCCGCAGGCCCGCAAGCTGGACCGGTCGGCGCAGTTCGCGCTGGTCGCCGCCAAGGAGGCGTGGGCCGACGCGGGCTTCACCGGCAAGGCCGGCGAGGACTCGTCCGTCGACCCCGACCGGCTGGGCGCCGTCATCGCCTCCGGCATCGGCGGTGTGACGACCCTGCTGGACCAGTACGACGTGCTGAAGGAGAAGGGCGTCCGCCGCGTCTCCCCGCACACCGTCCCCATGCTCATGCCGAACGGCCCGTCGGCCAACGTCGGTCTGGCCGTGAACGCCCGTGCGGGCGTCCACACGCCGGTCTCCGCGTGCGCGTCCGGCGCCGAGGCCATCGGCTACGCCATCGAGATGATCCGCACCGGCCGTGCCGACGTGGTGATCGCCGGTGGCACCGAGGCCGCCATCCACCCGCTGCCGATCGCCGCGTTCGGCAACATGATGGCGATGTCCAAGAACAATGACGACCCGCAGGGCGCGTCCCGGCCGTACGACGTCGCCCGGGACGGCTTCGTCCTCGGCGAGGGCGCCGGCGTGATCGTCCTGGAGTCCGCCGAGCACGCCGCACGGCGCGGGGCCCGGGTGTACGCCGAGGCGGTCGGGCAGGGTATCTCCGCCGACAGCCACGACATCGTGCAGCCGGAGCCGGAGGGCCGCGGCATCGCGCACGCCCTGCAGAACCTGCTGGAGCGGACGGACCTCGAACCGGCCGAGATCATGCACGTCAACGCGCACGCGACGTCGACGCCGGCCGGTGACGTGGCCGAGCTGAAGGCGCTGCGGAAGGTGTTCGGCGACGAGGCCGACCACTTCGCGGTGTCCGCCACCAAGTCGATGACCGGTCACCTGCTCGGCGGCGCCGGCGGTGTCGAGTCGGTCGCGACCGTCCTCGCGCTGTACCACCGGGTGGCGCCGCCCACCATCAACGTGGACAACCTCGACCCCGAGGCCGAGGCGAACGCGGACATCGTCCGCGGTGAGGCCCGCAAGCTGCCCGTCGAGGGCCGTATCGCGGCCCTGAACGACTCCTTCGGGTTCGGTGGGCACAACGTGGTGCTGGCGTTCCGGACGGTGTGA
- a CDS encoding DUF3145 domain-containing protein, translated as MTTRGVLYVHSAPRALCPHVEWAVAGVLGTRVNLDWIRQPAAPGTWRSEFSWQGEAGTASKLASALRGWHLLRFEVTAEPCPTAEGERYSCTPDLGIFHAVTGIHGDILIPEDRLRAALLRSQRGETDLEAEIARLLGKPWDDELEPFRYAGEGAPVRWLHQVV; from the coding sequence GTGACGACACGTGGAGTTCTGTACGTGCACTCCGCGCCGCGCGCGCTGTGCCCGCACGTCGAGTGGGCCGTCGCCGGGGTGCTCGGCACACGCGTCAACCTCGACTGGATCCGGCAGCCCGCCGCCCCCGGCACCTGGCGCTCGGAGTTCTCCTGGCAGGGCGAGGCGGGCACGGCCTCGAAACTGGCGTCGGCCCTGCGCGGCTGGCACCTGCTGCGCTTCGAGGTCACCGCGGAACCCTGTCCCACCGCCGAGGGCGAGCGCTACAGCTGCACCCCCGACCTCGGCATCTTCCACGCCGTCACCGGCATCCACGGTGACATCCTCATCCCCGAGGACCGGCTGCGCGCCGCACTCCTGCGCTCCCAGCGCGGCGAGACGGACCTGGAGGCGGAGATCGCCAGACTCCTCGGCAAGCCCTGGGACGACGAGCTCGAGCCCTTCCGCTACGCGGGCGAGGGCGCCCCGGTCCGCTGGCTCCACCAGGTCGTCTGA
- a CDS encoding acyl carrier protein yields the protein MAATQEEIVAGLADIVNEIAGIPVEDVQLDKSFTDDLDVDSLSMVEVVVAAEERFDVKIPDEDVKNLKTVGDATEYILKHQA from the coding sequence ATGGCCGCCACTCAGGAAGAGATCGTCGCCGGTCTCGCCGACATCGTGAACGAGATCGCCGGCATCCCGGTTGAGGACGTCCAGCTGGACAAGTCCTTCACCGACGACCTGGACGTCGACTCGCTGTCCATGGTCGAGGTCGTCGTCGCCGCCGAGGAGCGCTTCGACGTCAAGATCCCCGACGAGGACGTCAAGAACCTCAAGACGGTCGGCGACGCGACCGAGTACATCCTCAAGCACCAGGCCTGA
- a CDS encoding ketoacyl-ACP synthase III, which translates to MSKIKPAKGAPYARILGVGGYRPTRVVPNEVILETIDSSDEWIRSRSGIQTRHWANDEETVAAMSIEASGKAIADAGITAAQVGAVIVSTVTHFKQTPAVATEIADKLGTNKAAAFDISAGCAGFGYGLTLAKGMIVEGSAEYVLVIGVERLSDLTDLEDRATAFLFGDGAGAVVVGPSNEPAIGPTIWGSEGDKAETIKQTVPWTDYREGGVERFPAITQEGQAVFRWAVFEMAKVAQQALDAAGVAAADLDVFIPHQANERIIDSMVKTLKLPESVTVARDVRTTGNTSAASIPLAMERLLATGEAKSGDTALVIGFGAGLVYAASVVTLP; encoded by the coding sequence ATGTCGAAGATCAAGCCCGCCAAGGGCGCCCCGTACGCCCGCATCCTGGGCGTGGGCGGCTACCGGCCCACCCGCGTGGTGCCCAACGAGGTGATCCTCGAGACGATCGACTCGTCGGACGAGTGGATCCGTTCGCGGTCCGGCATCCAGACGCGGCACTGGGCGAACGACGAGGAGACCGTCGCCGCCATGTCGATCGAGGCGTCCGGCAAGGCGATCGCGGACGCCGGGATCACCGCCGCGCAGGTCGGCGCGGTGATCGTGTCCACCGTCACGCACTTCAAGCAGACCCCGGCCGTCGCCACCGAGATCGCCGACAAGCTCGGCACGAACAAGGCCGCCGCCTTCGACATCTCGGCGGGCTGCGCCGGCTTCGGCTACGGCCTCACCCTCGCCAAGGGCATGATCGTCGAGGGCTCCGCCGAGTACGTCCTCGTCATCGGCGTGGAGCGGCTGAGCGACCTCACCGACCTGGAGGACCGCGCGACGGCCTTCCTGTTCGGCGACGGCGCCGGCGCGGTCGTCGTGGGTCCGTCGAACGAGCCGGCGATCGGCCCCACCATCTGGGGCTCCGAGGGCGACAAGGCCGAGACCATCAAGCAGACCGTCCCGTGGACGGACTACCGCGAGGGCGGGGTCGAGCGGTTCCCCGCGATCACGCAGGAGGGCCAGGCGGTGTTCCGCTGGGCCGTCTTCGAGATGGCGAAGGTCGCCCAGCAGGCGCTGGACGCCGCCGGGGTCGCCGCCGCCGACCTCGATGTCTTCATCCCGCACCAGGCCAACGAGCGGATCATCGACTCGATGGTGAAGACCCTGAAGCTGCCGGAGTCGGTCACGGTCGCCCGTGACGTCCGCACCACCGGCAACACCTCGGCCGCCTCGATCCCGCTCGCGATGGAGCGGCTCCTGGCGACCGGCGAGGCGAAGAGCGGCGACACCGCGCTCGTCATCGGATTCGGGGCGGGTCTCGTCTACGCAGCGTCGGTCGTTACCCTCCCCTAG